CGAGTATGCACATACCCTTCACTAAGTGTAAATGCAAATATCGGGAACGCAATCCTTCCAGCAACATTTAAAATCTCACTTCCACCAATTACATAATGATAATGATCCAAAAACATTGTCACTATCCCAATTACCTTCAAAACAAATAAACTCAATTCATCTCCTAAATTTAATATAAAAACTACAATGACACATCTAAAAAAATATGATTATTCTAATAAATATATCATATTTAATAATATCATTTTTTCAGTTTAATTTCAAGAATTTTTTTTAGAAAAATTATACTAAATTCTATTTAAAAAATAAAATAATCTTTCTGTATTCAGCAACGGAAAATTGCAATTCCCTGTTAAATAAAACTGCAAAATAAATCCATAAACACTATTTCCATTTAAACAGAAAACTAATCATAAAAAAAAGCAATCCATCTTTCACTTATAAAAGTCAAAAATTTCTTGCTATTTTTTTACCACTAAATTTAAATTATTTAAAACGCTGTTACTGTTGCTAAAAATCCAAAAATTACTCCTGGTAAATTTGCTGCTGATAATGGATAATCCTTTTGTTCTTTTAAAAGTCCATAACTTGTCCATATTGCACAGTTAATAGTAGCTGCCAAAGGTTGTAAAAAAAATGTTTTGTGACCGTGTAAGTTTCCCATAATTTGGGGAACATAAGATACGTACATTATTACAGAAAGTAATGTTCCAAGCCATCCTAAAATTTTTAAATTCTTTTCACTCATATTTTCCTCCTATCCATTATATTTTAATCAGGTCAGTTTAATATTTCCCAACTGAAAATATAACATATAAATTTTTTTATATTTTATCATTATAACATTTTTTATTTATAATTTCAAATAAATAATTTTTAGTTGACAGAGTAAAAAATATAGGGGCAAATAAATTTAATTAAATTTTTAATTAACAAAAAAGAGAAAACCAGTTACAATATAATCCCCCAATCCTATTGAAAGGTGGTTTCCTCTATGATCAAAATATCAAATTTTTATTCACTTGTAAAGACTTTTTTTTAAAATATTTTTTCCTTCAAACTTTCATTTGAG
The DNA window shown above is from Leptotrichia wadei and carries:
- a CDS encoding SemiSWEET family transporter, whose translation is MSEKNLKILGWLGTLLSVIMYVSYVPQIMGNLHGHKTFFLQPLAATINCAIWTSYGLLKEQKDYPLSAANLPGVIFGFLATVTAF